Below is a window of Cryobacterium sp. PAMC25264 DNA.
CCACCCCCACGCGAGCTCGGTTCAGAGCTCGGTGTCGGCCACCGCGAAGGTGTCGCAGGCATCAGCCCCGCCGGTGTAGCCCGTCTGGAACCACTTCTGACGCTGTTCGCTCGACCCGTGTGTCCAGGTCTCCGGGTTGACCTGACCCTGGGCCTTCTCCTGAATGCGGTCGTCACCGATGGCGGATGCGGCGTTCAGCGCATCCGCCATCTGGACGTCCGTGATCGGGTCGAGCAGTGGGACGCCGTCGGCATCCGTGGTTTCGGTCGCCGAGCCCAGCCAGGCGCCGGCGAAGCAGTCGGCCTGCACCTCGAGGCGCACGGCATCCGAGGTGGGACCGGTCTGGGAGGTGTCTGCGCTGGCGAACGTGCCCGCGAGGTTCTGGATGTGGTGGCCCCACTCGTGACCAACGACGTAGAGCTGGGAGAGCGGGCCGGCCGTGGCACCGAACTGGCTGCGCAGCTCGTCGTAGAAGGCGGTGTCGAGGTAGATCTGCTGGTCACTCGGGCAGTAGAACGGCCCCACCGCACTGGTCGCCGAGCCACAGCCGGTGTCGACGGCCTGCTCGAACAGGTTGATGGTGGGGGAGGCGTACCCGATGCCCATGGCCGGCGCTTGCTCGGCCCAGTACGCGTCGAGCGAGTCGTAGGTGAGTCCCGCCCGGCATTCCACGTCGGCAT
It encodes the following:
- a CDS encoding neutral zinc metallopeptidase codes for the protein MTFNDDAKYSGRGVRKSGRRTGLAVGGGGLGLVAIVLLSQLLGVDLTGLVGGGTSGAGSQSEGTALTNCETGSDANADVECRAGLTYDSLDAYWAEQAPAMGIGYASPTINLFEQAVDTGCGSATSAVGPFYCPSDQQIYLDTAFYDELRSQFGATAGPLSQLYVVGHEWGHHIQNLAGTFASADTSQTGPTSDAVRLEVQADCFAGAWLGSATETTDADGVPLLDPITDVQMADALNAASAIGDDRIQEKAQGQVNPETWTHGSSEQRQKWFQTGYTGGADACDTFAVADTEL